In the genome of Bradyrhizobium sp. CIAT3101, one region contains:
- a CDS encoding VOC family protein, whose translation MRLQHLNLATSDVAALSAFFERFFGFTLYAGRGDALVVLRNKEDFVLTVMRGKTGETADYPANFHIGFYYDEASEVEAKHAELAAAGLNPSRIAFMDRGGGARVPHFYCNAPGDVLVEICTPPGGLTA comes from the coding sequence ATGCGACTGCAACATCTCAACCTGGCGACGTCGGACGTGGCGGCCCTTTCCGCCTTCTTCGAGCGCTTCTTCGGCTTCACGCTCTACGCGGGGCGCGGCGACGCGCTCGTCGTCCTGCGCAACAAGGAGGATTTCGTCCTCACCGTGATGCGCGGCAAGACAGGCGAGACGGCCGACTATCCCGCCAACTTCCACATCGGGTTCTATTATGACGAAGCGAGCGAGGTCGAGGCCAAGCACGCCGAGCTTGCGGCCGCAGGCCTGAACCCAAGCCGGATCGCCTTCATGGATCGCGGCGGCGGTGCGCGCGTGCCGCATTTCTACTGCAACGCGCCGGGCGACGTGCTGGTCGAAATCTGCACCCCGCCGGGCGGCCTGACGGCGTAG